The segment TTAAATTGTTTTAAACCAGCAACTTCCGGACAAGCATCATCTTTATCATAGATTCCGTCACCGTCAGTATCTTTTCCTCCAAATTTGAAAGTAAGACCTGCGAAGTGTTGCATGTGTGATGGCATATCCTCACGTACATCTTCGAAAGATTGTTTGTAAGTTGAACGCCAAGACAAACCTATCATTTCAGTAAACCAATACGTTAAGCCTAAACCTCCGTTTAATGTACCTGCATGTAACTCATCACCAATCCAAGTGTAACCTCCACCAATATGGATAGATGGTTCAATTGTTTTAGATTTGATTAAGTTCATCAAACTATAATTGATTACCGCATCAGCTGCATAATAGTTTTTATCTCCAGGATTAACTACTGTATATGGCCCTTCACCAACTCTAGGCAATACATACCTTGTTATTCTGTTAACAGATCCTGTAACTCCAAAAGAGAAATTACTTCCTACGTATTTAGATACGCTTAAATAAGACACTGAATTAGTGATGTTCCAGTTATCTTTAGCATTAAAGAACTGAGATAATTGGTCTTCCAATTTAGAAGCAGCACTTATCCTAGTATCTACTGCATTAGCCCCAAACGAAATCGCCCAAGGGTTGTTACTGTCTTGAGCTTGTGAGCTGAACCCAGCTAACATTACCAAAGCAACGAATAATTTGTTAAGATGTTTCATACTTAATTTGATTAGATTATAAGAATTATAATAAGACAAAAGTAATACCTTAAATTCTAATAACAAAATCAAAATGTTAAAATGTGTGAATTATATAATGAATCAATACCAATTATGAAAGTTTTAGTGTTTTTTTTCAATGTTTAACATTTTTCCAACCTCCGTAAAGGCTTCAATTGCTTTGTCTAAATGTTCTTTGGTATGAGCGGCAGATAATTGAACCCGAATCCTTGCTTTATCTCTTGGGACTACGGGGAAAAAGAAACCAATAACATAAATTCCTTTCTTTAAAAGTTCGTCTGCCATGACTTGGGATAACTTTGCATCGTATAACATAACCGGAACAATTGCCGAATCGCCATCAATAAAGTCAATTCCGGCTTTGCGCAAACCATCTTTGAAATAATTGGTATTCCATTCTACTTTATCACGCAGTGTTGTGTCTTTTTCTAATAATTCGAAAACCTTAATAGAAGCACCAACTATAGCCGGCGCCAATGAATTGGAAAACAAATAAGGACGTGAACGTTGACGCAAAATTTCAATCACTTCTTTTTTGGCTGTAGTATAACCACCCATTGCACCGCCTAATGCTTTCCCTAAAGTTCCTGTGATGATGTCAACTCTTCCCATAACTCCTTTGGCTTCGAGTGTTCCTTTACCGGTTGCTCCGATGAAACCGGCAGCGTGACATTCGTCAACCATTACCAACGCATCGTATTTATCGGCCAAGTCGCAAATTTTATCTAATGGCGCAACCAGTCCATCCATAGAAAAAACGCCATCGGTTACAATAAGTTTAAAACGATGTCCGGCTTCAACTGCTTTTTTTAGTTGGTTTTCCAAATCTTCCATATTGGAATTTTCATAACGATAACGCGCCGCTTTACATAAACGAACACCATCAATGATAGAAGCGTGGTTCAGACTATCAGATATAATACAATCTTCTTCTCCTAATAAAGGTTCGAAAACGCCGCCATTGGCATCAAAAGCTGCAGCGTATAATATAGTGTCTTCTGTGCCGTAGAAATCGGCTATCTTTTTTTCAAGGGTTTTGTGAATATCCTGCGTTCCGCAAATGAAACGCACCGATGACATTCCGAAACCATGCGAATCCAAAGTGTCTTTGGCCGCCTGAACTACTTCAGGATGCGATGACAATCCAAGATAGTTATTGGCACAAAAGTTTAAAACCGTTTCGCCGTTTACTGTAATTTCTGCGCCTTGTGGTGATGTGATAATGCGTTCTTTTTTGAAAATTCCATTTTGTTCAATGGTATTCAATTCGTTTTGTAAGTGTTGCTGAATTTTTCCGTACATGTTGTTTAGTTTTTTCTCGCGAAGACGCTAAGCCGCGAAGAGTTCATTTTTATAGTTGTGGCTACAAATTTACTATTTCCAAAGTTTCTCCAATATAAACCAACGCTTTTTTAGTGACTTTAAAACCCATTTTTTCAATGGCGCTTTGGTAATTTTCTAACTGCAATTGGTATTTGGTTTGGTGTGAACCTGTTTTATAATCCAATAAGTAGATTTCGTTTTGCTTATTAAGCACCATTCTGTCTGGCTTTACAAGATTTCCTTCTTTTTGGATGATGGTTTTTTCGTTTAAGATTTTATGCTCGTTCGAGAAATACAATTGTAAATCCTGATGGTTTACAATTTCGCGAATGGTTTTTAAAACTTCCTCTTTTTGCGAAGAAACTATCAATCCGTTTTCGATGGCTTTGGTCAATGCCAAATCAATATCCTCTTTGGTTTTGATAAATGACAGGATTTCGTGCAGTATGTTTCCGTATTCAATGGCTTTTTGCTGTTTTGTATTCCACATCAAACTTTCACGTTGCGCAATTTTGATATTCTTCGGATTTAATGTTGCTGAAAGTTGCGGAATTGTTTCGGTTTCGTCTTTTGCTTCTTTGGTTACCGATAATTTTTCGGCTTTGCCAAATTCATATTCCAATTTATTTTCATCAAAGCCTTTGTCTTCCAAAAATTTGATAAAAAACGTCGCCATATTATTTGGATATTCGCCCGAAGTTTTGCTTCTGCTTTGCATCCCGGAAATGACATGCAATTGTTCTTCGGCACGCGTCATTGCTACGTATAAAACATTGATATCATCTAATAATTCTTCCTGCTTTTTCTGATTGTAAATTAGTGCTGATTCCTCGCCGTAAGTGGAAACGTTGTTGTTTTTATCCACTAAAACTTTGGGCAGACCAACTTGTTCTTCATCGGCGTTAAGCCAAATCTTCTCTCTTGGTCCTTTG is part of the Flavobacterium sangjuense genome and harbors:
- the kbl gene encoding glycine C-acetyltransferase; this encodes MYGKIQQHLQNELNTIEQNGIFKKERIITSPQGAEITVNGETVLNFCANNYLGLSSHPEVVQAAKDTLDSHGFGMSSVRFICGTQDIHKTLEKKIADFYGTEDTILYAAAFDANGGVFEPLLGEEDCIISDSLNHASIIDGVRLCKAARYRYENSNMEDLENQLKKAVEAGHRFKLIVTDGVFSMDGLVAPLDKICDLADKYDALVMVDECHAAGFIGATGKGTLEAKGVMGRVDIITGTLGKALGGAMGGYTTAKKEVIEILRQRSRPYLFSNSLAPAIVGASIKVFELLEKDTTLRDKVEWNTNYFKDGLRKAGIDFIDGDSAIVPVMLYDAKLSQVMADELLKKGIYVIGFFFPVVPRDKARIRVQLSAAHTKEHLDKAIEAFTEVGKMLNIEKKH